A single genomic interval of Rhinopithecus roxellana isolate Shanxi Qingling chromosome 11, ASM756505v1, whole genome shotgun sequence harbors:
- the CCNJ gene encoding cyclin-J isoform X3, translating into MELEGQWWRGQLAADIHQALRYKELKLPSYKGQSPQLSLRRYFADLIAIVSNRFTLCPSARHLAVYLLDLFMDRYDISIQQLHLVALSCLLLASKFEEKEDSVPKLEQLNSLGCMTNMNLVLTKQNLLHMELLLLETFQWNLCLPTAAHFIEYYLSEAVHETDLHDGWPMICLEKTKLYMAKYADYFLEVSLQAAACVASSRIILRLSPTWPTRLHRLTAYSWDFLVQCIERLLIAHDNDVKEANKQRGQAGPQSAQLSVFQTASQPSRPVHFQQPQYLHQTHQTSLQYRHPTSEQPSCQQIVSTTHTSSYTLQTCPAGFQTSVQGLGHMQTGVGMSLAIPVEVKPCLSVSYNRSYQINEHYPCITPCFER; encoded by the exons ATGGAGCTGGAGGGGCAGTGGTGGCGAGGACAGCTGGCCGCCGACATTCACCAAGCGCTTCGCTACAAG GAGCTGAAGTTGCCCTCCTATAAAGGCCAGTCCCCTCAATTAAGTCTCAGACGGTATTTTGCTGACTTGATTGCCATTGTGAGCAATCGCTTCACGCTCTGCCCTTCTGCCCGCCATCTTGCTGTCTATTTACTGGACCTGTTTATGGACCGCTATGACATCTCTATCCAGCAGCTGCATTTAGTTGCGCTTTCCTGCCTGCTTCTAGCAA gtaaatttgaagaaaaagaagatagtGTGCCTAAGCTGGAGCAGCTCAACAGCCTGGGTTGTATGACTAATATGAATCTAgtattaacaaaacaaaatttgctACATATGGAACTATTATTATTAGAAACCTTTCAGTGGAACCTCTGCCTTCCAACAGCCGCCCATTTCATTGAGTATTATCTCTCTGAAGCAGTACACGAAACAGATCTTCATGACGGCTGGCCAATGATTTGCTTGGAAAAGACTAAACTCTACATGGCCAAATACGCAGATTACTTCCTGGAAGTGTCTTTGCAAG CTGCTGCATGTGTGGCTTCTTCGAGGATTATACTTCGTCTTTCTCCAACGTGGCCTACAAGACTGCATCGTCTTACTGCCTACTCTTGGGATTTCTTAGTACAGTGTATTGAACGACTATTGAT TGCTCACGATAATGATGtgaaagaagcaaacaaacagaGAGGGCAAGCAGGACCTCAGTCAGCGCAACTAAGTGTGTTCCAGACAGCCTCCCAGCCCTCACGGCCAGTTCACTTTCAGCAACCTCAGTATCTCCATCAGACACATCAGACCTCACTGCAGTATCGCCATCCTACGTCAGAACAACCAAGCTGTCAGCAGATTGTATCGACCACACACACCTCATCTTACACACTACAGACATGTCCTGCGGGCTTCCAAACTAGTGTTCAGGGCCTTGGGCACATGCAGACTGGTGTTGGGATGTCACTGGCAATACCAGTAGAAGTTAAGCCCTGTCTGAGCGTTTCTTATAACCGGAGTTATCAGATAAATGAACATTACCCCTGTATTACTCCATGTTTTGAAAGGTGA
- the CCNJ gene encoding cyclin-J isoform X2 — MELEGQWWRGQLAADIHQALRYKELKLPSYKGQSPQLSLRRYFADLIAIVSNRFTLCPSARHLAVYLLDLFMDRYDISIQQLHLVALSCLLLASKFEEKEDSVPKLEQLNSLGCMTNMNLVLTKQNLLHMELLLLETFQWNLCLPTAAHFIEYYLSEAVHETDLHDGWPMICLEKTKLYMAKYADYFLEVSLQVAAACVASSRIILRLSPTWPTRLHRLTAYSWDFLVQCIERLLIAHDNDVKEANKQRGQAGPQSAQLSVFQTASQPSRPVHFQQPQYLHQTHQTSLQYRHPTSEQPSCQQIVSTTHTSSYTLQTCPAGFQTSVQGLGHMQTGVGMSLAIPVEVKPCLSVSYNRSYQINEHYPCITPCFER; from the exons ATGGAGCTGGAGGGGCAGTGGTGGCGAGGACAGCTGGCCGCCGACATTCACCAAGCGCTTCGCTACAAG GAGCTGAAGTTGCCCTCCTATAAAGGCCAGTCCCCTCAATTAAGTCTCAGACGGTATTTTGCTGACTTGATTGCCATTGTGAGCAATCGCTTCACGCTCTGCCCTTCTGCCCGCCATCTTGCTGTCTATTTACTGGACCTGTTTATGGACCGCTATGACATCTCTATCCAGCAGCTGCATTTAGTTGCGCTTTCCTGCCTGCTTCTAGCAA gtaaatttgaagaaaaagaagatagtGTGCCTAAGCTGGAGCAGCTCAACAGCCTGGGTTGTATGACTAATATGAATCTAgtattaacaaaacaaaatttgctACATATGGAACTATTATTATTAGAAACCTTTCAGTGGAACCTCTGCCTTCCAACAGCCGCCCATTTCATTGAGTATTATCTCTCTGAAGCAGTACACGAAACAGATCTTCATGACGGCTGGCCAATGATTTGCTTGGAAAAGACTAAACTCTACATGGCCAAATACGCAGATTACTTCCTGGAAGTGTCTTTGCAAG TAGCTGCTGCATGTGTGGCTTCTTCGAGGATTATACTTCGTCTTTCTCCAACGTGGCCTACAAGACTGCATCGTCTTACTGCCTACTCTTGGGATTTCTTAGTACAGTGTATTGAACGACTATTGAT TGCTCACGATAATGATGtgaaagaagcaaacaaacagaGAGGGCAAGCAGGACCTCAGTCAGCGCAACTAAGTGTGTTCCAGACAGCCTCCCAGCCCTCACGGCCAGTTCACTTTCAGCAACCTCAGTATCTCCATCAGACACATCAGACCTCACTGCAGTATCGCCATCCTACGTCAGAACAACCAAGCTGTCAGCAGATTGTATCGACCACACACACCTCATCTTACACACTACAGACATGTCCTGCGGGCTTCCAAACTAGTGTTCAGGGCCTTGGGCACATGCAGACTGGTGTTGGGATGTCACTGGCAATACCAGTAGAAGTTAAGCCCTGTCTGAGCGTTTCTTATAACCGGAGTTATCAGATAAATGAACATTACCCCTGTATTACTCCATGTTTTGAAAGGTGA
- the CCNJ gene encoding cyclin-J isoform X1, with amino-acid sequence MELEGQWWRGQLAADIHQALRYKELKLPSYKGQSPQLSLRRYFADLIAIVSNRFTLCPSARHLAVYLLDLFMDRYDISIQQLHLVALSCLLLASKFEEKEDSVPKLEQLNSLGCMTNMNLVLTKQNLLHMELLLLETFQWNLCLPTAAHFIEYYLSEAVHETDLHDGWPMICLEKTKLYMAKYADYFLEVSLQDYAFLNYAPSLVAAACVASSRIILRLSPTWPTRLHRLTAYSWDFLVQCIERLLIAHDNDVKEANKQRGQAGPQSAQLSVFQTASQPSRPVHFQQPQYLHQTHQTSLQYRHPTSEQPSCQQIVSTTHTSSYTLQTCPAGFQTSVQGLGHMQTGVGMSLAIPVEVKPCLSVSYNRSYQINEHYPCITPCFER; translated from the exons ATGGAGCTGGAGGGGCAGTGGTGGCGAGGACAGCTGGCCGCCGACATTCACCAAGCGCTTCGCTACAAG GAGCTGAAGTTGCCCTCCTATAAAGGCCAGTCCCCTCAATTAAGTCTCAGACGGTATTTTGCTGACTTGATTGCCATTGTGAGCAATCGCTTCACGCTCTGCCCTTCTGCCCGCCATCTTGCTGTCTATTTACTGGACCTGTTTATGGACCGCTATGACATCTCTATCCAGCAGCTGCATTTAGTTGCGCTTTCCTGCCTGCTTCTAGCAA gtaaatttgaagaaaaagaagatagtGTGCCTAAGCTGGAGCAGCTCAACAGCCTGGGTTGTATGACTAATATGAATCTAgtattaacaaaacaaaatttgctACATATGGAACTATTATTATTAGAAACCTTTCAGTGGAACCTCTGCCTTCCAACAGCCGCCCATTTCATTGAGTATTATCTCTCTGAAGCAGTACACGAAACAGATCTTCATGACGGCTGGCCAATGATTTGCTTGGAAAAGACTAAACTCTACATGGCCAAATACGCAGATTACTTCCTGGAAGTGTCTTTGCAAG ATTATGCCTTTCTAAATTATGCACCTTCTTTAGTAGCTGCTGCATGTGTGGCTTCTTCGAGGATTATACTTCGTCTTTCTCCAACGTGGCCTACAAGACTGCATCGTCTTACTGCCTACTCTTGGGATTTCTTAGTACAGTGTATTGAACGACTATTGAT TGCTCACGATAATGATGtgaaagaagcaaacaaacagaGAGGGCAAGCAGGACCTCAGTCAGCGCAACTAAGTGTGTTCCAGACAGCCTCCCAGCCCTCACGGCCAGTTCACTTTCAGCAACCTCAGTATCTCCATCAGACACATCAGACCTCACTGCAGTATCGCCATCCTACGTCAGAACAACCAAGCTGTCAGCAGATTGTATCGACCACACACACCTCATCTTACACACTACAGACATGTCCTGCGGGCTTCCAAACTAGTGTTCAGGGCCTTGGGCACATGCAGACTGGTGTTGGGATGTCACTGGCAATACCAGTAGAAGTTAAGCCCTGTCTGAGCGTTTCTTATAACCGGAGTTATCAGATAAATGAACATTACCCCTGTATTACTCCATGTTTTGAAAGGTGA